The Pseudarthrobacter defluvii DNA window GCCCCTCCATTCGGCTGCCCGTGGCCCCGCGCCCGCCTTTCAGGGAGAGTCCGGTGGGGAGGCCACGCGGTAGCATTGTCGGGGTGCTCATCTCCGGGCAGACAGATCCAAACCCTGTGAATCTTCAAGAAAAGGACCTACCTGGCACATGGCCATTGATGTATTGCTCCCCTACTATGGGGACGTCGACCTGATGAAACTTGCGGCCCAAAGCGTCATGAGCCAGCAGTTCGAGGATTGGCGCCTCATAGTGGTCGACGACGGGTACCCGAGCCCGGAACCCCAGCGCTGGTTCGAGTCCATGTCGGATCCCCGGGTGACCTACCAAAAAAACGAAACGAACCTTGGTGCCAACGGCAATTACCGCAAGGCGCTGGAGCTGGCCGAGGCGCCTATTGTGGTCGTTATGGGGGCGGACGACATCATGCTGCCGAACTACCTGGATGTTGTCGCTAAGGCGTTTGACGCGTACCCGGAAGCCAGCGTCGTGCAGCCCGGTGTGCAGGTCATCGACGAAAAGGGCCGTGCGTGTTCGCCGCTGGTTGACGTCGTGAAAAGGATTTATGCCCCGTCGACCAAATCCACCGTTCTCCTCCAGGGGGAGAAGATGGCCACCAGCCTGGTTCGTGCTGACTGGGCATATTTCCCGTCCCTTGCGTGGCGGACAGACGTCATTCGGCGCATCGGCTTCACAGAGGGCCTGCATGTGGTCCAGGACCTTGCGCTGCTGTTGGACATCGCCGCCGAGGGCGGCTCCATGGTGGTGGATCCGACGCTGTCATTCCTCTACCGCCGGCATTCCGCATCGGATTCGTCGGTTAAGGCCCTCGATGGACGCCGGTTCGACGAAGAGCGGGCATTCTTTGAAGGACAGGCACGGCGTTTCCGCCAGCTCGGCTGGAGTGGGACGGCCCGGGCTGCATCCTTCCACACAACGTCACGCTTGAACGCGGCCACCCTCGTCGCCCGTTCACTGATGATTGGAAAGACCGATTCACTGCCGAGGCTGCTGAAGCACGTGGTCTCCTGAACCTAGCCTTAAACGACAGGTGGCTGCCCCGGAGTGCCGGGACAGCCACCTGTTTTTTTGCCTAATTATGCGGGAGGCA harbors:
- a CDS encoding glycosyltransferase family 2 protein translates to MAIDVLLPYYGDVDLMKLAAQSVMSQQFEDWRLIVVDDGYPSPEPQRWFESMSDPRVTYQKNETNLGANGNYRKALELAEAPIVVVMGADDIMLPNYLDVVAKAFDAYPEASVVQPGVQVIDEKGRACSPLVDVVKRIYAPSTKSTVLLQGEKMATSLVRADWAYFPSLAWRTDVIRRIGFTEGLHVVQDLALLLDIAAEGGSMVVDPTLSFLYRRHSASDSSVKALDGRRFDEERAFFEGQARRFRQLGWSGTARAASFHTTSRLNAATLVARSLMIGKTDSLPRLLKHVVS